The sequence below is a genomic window from Tenacibaculum tangerinum.
GATTATTAGAGATGTTGTTGAACTGGAAGAAACTTTTGTAAAATCGAGTATTGTTGAAAAAAATGGTACTAAATACGGAATTATCAACCTTCCTAGATTTTATATTGATTTTAATGATTTAAGCCGTAGAGATGCTGCCAAAGACATGGAAAAAGAAATTGAACGTTTAAAAGAAGAAAATGTACAAGGTTTAATTGTCGATTTACGTGATAATGGTGGTGGGTCTTTAAAAACAGCCATTGAAATTGGTGGTTTGTTTATCAACAAAGGTCCTATAGTACAAGTAAAATATCGTGGTGAAGACCCCGTGGTAAAAGCCGATACAGACCCTACAACTCAATGGCAGGGCCCGTTGGTAGTCATGGTTAATGAATTTTCTGCATCTGCTTCCGAAATTTTTGCTGCGGCAATGCAAGATTATAAGCGTGGGGTTATTATAGGAGGTAAGCAAACCTATGGTAAAGGAACCGTACAAAATGTACTGCCTATCAACCGTTTTTACCAAGAGTACCCAGACGATTTAGGAGCTCTTAAAATGACTATTCAAAAGTTCTACAGAATCAACGGGGGGTCTACCCAAATTGAAGGAGTATATTCTGATATTTCACTACCTACTCGATATAGTTATATGGATTTCGGAGAGCGTGATTTAGACGGTGCTTTACCTTGGGATAAGGTGAAACAAGCAACCTACACCGCTACCAATTCATATAGTAATTTTGCCGATGTTGTATACAACAGTAAGCAACGCGTAATGAATAGCGAAAAGTTCACTAAAATAAACGACTATGCCAAGTGGCTAAAGAAAAACCAAGAAGAACGACTCTATTCTTTAAACTACGAAGCGTTTAAAAAAGAAAGCGACACTAAAACCAAAGAGGGTGAACAATTTAAAGACATTTTTAAGTTTGATTCTCAATTAACGTTTGCGTCTCCTAAATATGAAGTAGCCTTATTTAAAAAAGACACCGTTTTAGAAGAAAAACGCATACGATGGCATAAAAATCTTCAGAAAGATATTTACGTAAACGAAGCGTTAAATGTGCTTAGTGAATTGAAAATGAACAATAATCATGTTGCTGTAAAACATTAAAAAAAGGGTTCGTTTGAACCCTTTTTTCTTTCCTTTACTTTTTTATGTTACGAAATACTTTTTTAAACCTGCTTGCTAAGTATTCAAATGATAGTAGTATTAACTTCTCGCTATGGCAAGAAATTGAGAAACGTTATACACACACAAAAAGACATTATCATACGCTAGAACACCTTACCAGTTTATTTTTTCAACTAAATTCAGTAAAAGAGAAAATAACCCATTGGGAAACTATTTTATTTACGCTTTTTTATCATGATATTATCTACAACGCTTTAAAAAACAATAATGAAGAAAAAAGTGCAAAACTTGCTATTGAAAGAATGAAGCAACTCTTAGTTCCAGAAGAAATCATCAACAACTGTCGTGCTCAAATATTAGCCACCAAAGCTCATAACCTGTCTAAAAGTTCAGATACTAACTATTTTATCGATGCTGATTTATCAATCTTAGGTCAAGAATGGGAAGTATATGTTCAGTATTATAAAAATGTACGCAAAGAATACACCATGTATCCGAATTTAATTTATAATTCTGGTCGAAAAAAGGCTTTACAGCATTTTTTAACTATGGAAAACATCTATAAAACTGACTTTTTTTATGAAAAATTCGAGAAAAATGCACGTACGAATATA
It includes:
- a CDS encoding carboxy terminal-processing peptidase, which gives rise to MKTKLIIPFLAITLLFSNSVSSSTVYNNDPEKDRVIVYVLKNILSRYHYVQKELNDDFSEHVYTSFIDGLDPSKRYFTQKDLKEFSQYKYQIDNQLKNSNIDFYKLVYNRFLEKVTKAKTTYRSLLKKPFNYNKKEIIDVDYDKIPFAKNETELTDYWRKQLKLSILGNIEDAENQQNEKAKKDKNFNKKNFKELEIEARKKVLKNMDDLYMRIGELENSDWYSTFLNSVVSGFDPHTTYMSPRIKTRFDQEMSGKLEGIGARLQKKGIYTHVIELISGGPAWKQGELEADDIILEVAQGNEEPLDIVGMRLDDAIKFIKGKKGTEVRLTVKKKIDGSIKIIPIIRDVVELEETFVKSSIVEKNGTKYGIINLPRFYIDFNDLSRRDAAKDMEKEIERLKEENVQGLIVDLRDNGGGSLKTAIEIGGLFINKGPIVQVKYRGEDPVVKADTDPTTQWQGPLVVMVNEFSASASEIFAAAMQDYKRGVIIGGKQTYGKGTVQNVLPINRFYQEYPDDLGALKMTIQKFYRINGGSTQIEGVYSDISLPTRYSYMDFGERDLDGALPWDKVKQATYTATNSYSNFADVVYNSKQRVMNSEKFTKINDYAKWLKKNQEERLYSLNYEAFKKESDTKTKEGEQFKDIFKFDSQLTFASPKYEVALFKKDTVLEEKRIRWHKNLQKDIYVNEALNVLSELKMNNNHVAVKH
- a CDS encoding HD domain-containing protein, with protein sequence MLRNTFLNLLAKYSNDSSINFSLWQEIEKRYTHTKRHYHTLEHLTSLFFQLNSVKEKITHWETILFTLFYHDIIYNALKNNNEEKSAKLAIERMKQLLVPEEIINNCRAQILATKAHNLSKSSDTNYFIDADLSILGQEWEVYVQYYKNVRKEYTMYPNLIYNSGRKKALQHFLTMENIYKTDFFYEKFEKNARTNIQREIALL